In the genome of Segatella copri, one region contains:
- a CDS encoding DUF4133 domain-containing protein, giving the protein MSGEVKENQYVSYPMFKGLQKPLEFMGFQGRYITWAACAIGGAILGFIIAYCILGFVVGLVVLAVSLCSGAALIFFKQKKGLHTKKEEHGVFIYACSHRM; this is encoded by the coding sequence ATGTCAGGAGAAGTAAAAGAAAATCAGTACGTAAGCTATCCCATGTTCAAGGGTCTCCAGAAGCCCCTTGAATTTATGGGATTCCAGGGACGCTACATCACCTGGGCAGCCTGTGCCATTGGTGGAGCCATCCTCGGCTTCATCATAGCATATTGCATCCTCGGCTTTGTGGTTGGTCTTGTGGTTCTCGCTGTTTCCCTCTGTTCGGGAGCTGCTCTCATCTTCTTCAAACAGAAGAAAGGGTTGCATACCAAGAAGGAAGAGCATGGTGTGTTCATCTATGCTTGTTCGCATAGAATGTAA
- a CDS encoding DUF4134 domain-containing protein, translating to MKKIKNFTKKLFSAKRMKTLAMLLFCGTLATYAQNAAGDYTAGTDALATVTEEIAKYVPFVVKLCYAIAGVVAVVGAISVYIAMNNEEQDVKKKIMMVVGACIFLVAAAQALPLFFGL from the coding sequence ATGAAGAAAATCAAGAATTTCACAAAAAAACTTTTCAGTGCCAAGCGTATGAAGACGCTCGCCATGCTCCTTTTCTGTGGAACATTAGCGACCTATGCACAGAATGCAGCTGGTGATTACACCGCCGGAACAGATGCCCTCGCAACTGTGACGGAGGAGATTGCCAAGTATGTACCTTTTGTGGTTAAGCTCTGCTATGCCATTGCTGGTGTAGTAGCCGTTGTGGGTGCTATCAGCGTTTACATCGCTATGAACAATGAGGAGCAGGATGTCAAGAAGAAGATCATGATGGTTGTTGGCGCATGTATCTTCCTCGTTGCTGCAGCCCAGGCTCTGCCTTTGTTCTTCGGCCTCTAA
- a CDS encoding DUF4134 domain-containing protein: MLIGVMLFQPMLASAKCGGVDYSWGADALSNAHDFTVTMMLYVVYLVYAIAAIVAIIGALQIYIKMNTGEGDVTKSIMMLIGACLFMIGTTILFPAFFGYNIV, encoded by the coding sequence ATGTTGATAGGTGTCATGCTCTTCCAGCCAATGTTGGCATCAGCCAAATGCGGAGGTGTCGATTATAGCTGGGGAGCAGACGCTCTGAGCAATGCTCATGACTTTACGGTAACAATGATGCTCTATGTAGTCTATCTGGTGTATGCCATAGCAGCCATCGTAGCCATCATAGGAGCTTTACAAATCTATATAAAGATGAATACGGGCGAAGGTGACGTAACCAAATCCATCATGATGCTGATTGGTGCCTGCCTTTTCATGATAGGTACAACTATCCTGTTCCCTGCATTCTTCGGTTATAATATAGTATAA
- a CDS encoding toprim domain-containing protein, translating into MTIEEIKSVSIVQFLESQGYHHVYILKENYWYLSPFRTEASPSFNVSPKKNLWNDFGAGEGGNLINLVQKMNPSWNNHEVLTYLEQKIKEHHLQYSEDYEAQRKEDERKDAWKQDQVAQREKAKEASTIIERIVELSHPYLRDYILQRRIDYDIAKEYCKEVHYRIYDKSYYAIAFKNIEGGMEARNKYSKRSIGKKSISIIRPNNEPHKECCIFEGFFDMLTYASIKRWITGNGLCLPHECDYLVLNSVSNIKVLMPYLQEYSVIHCYLDNDDAGAKTVEKIKAAYQDKVINESHRYVNYKDVNDVINGIIKPPK; encoded by the coding sequence ATGACTATAGAAGAAATTAAATCAGTCAGCATTGTGCAGTTCCTGGAATCACAGGGCTATCATCATGTCTATATATTAAAGGAGAACTATTGGTATCTGTCTCCTTTTAGGACTGAGGCATCACCTTCATTCAATGTCAGTCCCAAGAAGAATCTATGGAATGACTTTGGAGCAGGCGAAGGTGGCAATCTCATCAATCTGGTTCAGAAAATGAATCCTTCTTGGAACAACCATGAAGTTCTGACCTATCTGGAACAGAAGATAAAGGAACACCATCTTCAATATTCTGAGGATTATGAAGCCCAAAGGAAGGAAGATGAGAGAAAGGATGCCTGGAAGCAAGACCAAGTTGCCCAGCGAGAGAAGGCAAAAGAAGCCAGCACCATCATTGAGCGTATTGTTGAGCTCAGTCACCCTTATCTCAGAGACTACATTTTGCAGAGACGAATAGACTATGACATAGCCAAGGAGTATTGCAAGGAAGTACATTATCGTATCTATGACAAGAGTTACTATGCCATAGCCTTCAAGAATATCGAGGGCGGAATGGAAGCAAGAAACAAATACAGCAAACGTAGCATCGGCAAAAAGTCGATTTCAATTATCAGACCAAACAACGAGCCACACAAAGAATGTTGTATCTTTGAAGGTTTCTTTGATATGCTGACATATGCCAGTATCAAGAGATGGATAACAGGAAATGGGCTTTGCCTGCCACATGAATGCGACTATCTCGTTCTCAACTCTGTCAGTAACATCAAGGTTCTGATGCCATACCTGCAGGAATACTCCGTGATACATTGTTATCTTGATAACGATGATGCAGGTGCAAAGACTGTAGAGAAAATAAAAGCTGCTTATCAGGATAAGGTGATAAATGAATCTCATCGATACGTCAACTACAAAGATGTTAATGATGTAATCAATGGTATCATCAAACCACCCAAATAG